The following proteins come from a genomic window of Herpetosiphonaceae bacterium:
- a CDS encoding C25 family cysteine peptidase — MRSCFMLIVLLSTLFLPAPSIAAAPPVANPLVADPHALRVRMTEAGLQQIDAAALAAAGWDLATLDPSRIHLWQHGQEVPLDIHDGGDGRLDVGDVLQFIGHLNPSRYSRESVSWLSLEDTPGLRGTPQLAPGDPIRWEEDVLYQTRWPSLRGDRWYGRELVRGTDRDRTSIALTLPVSAPAGTRIQLAVVGTRAQPHTLTLSANGRALDPLTWPGTEPYLGTVLLPFTILPGVLQLDVTIASDQPDTVLLDWVALPDVRPAYAATPHTPSVERGPGFDPGAGPAPGQSGASYLIITHASLRSALDPLIVAHQQRGDTVGVVDVQTAYDAWAWGERDPEAIRSLIRAAVATWQPAPRAVLLVGAGSVRMRVDPGQVDPTLIPPYLVDADPVRGEIACDTCYTRLDTDDPLEDLLPELPIGRLPARTLGEAQTIVRKTAQYLTAPPAGPWRTRALLLTDNDREPDGRLDPAGSFVATAETVVSVLPRGMQIQRFFYAPDRVTGNGSYRNVAELRCRLMRALDGGSRYDTACPPFSTTTPTGAALWVYVGHASQWQWAATTPDAPTPYLWYVYDADARTNGDRLPILLSMTCLSGDWANPVLMTTDERLVLWPQGGAVASLAATGEGVNTAHAVLLQGLVPRLFAQDGRRRSLGEAHLDGLRVVVLAGHHDLVFSFGILGDPDVALPFVPTSTAWVPIARR, encoded by the coding sequence ATGCGTTCCTGCTTCATGCTGATCGTGCTCCTCAGCACCCTGTTCCTCCCGGCTCCGAGCATTGCCGCCGCGCCGCCCGTCGCCAATCCCCTGGTCGCCGATCCCCACGCGCTGCGCGTGCGCATGACCGAGGCCGGGCTTCAGCAAATCGACGCGGCGGCGCTCGCAGCCGCAGGCTGGGATCTGGCGACTCTCGATCCCAGCCGTATCCACCTGTGGCAGCACGGCCAGGAGGTGCCCCTGGACATCCACGACGGCGGCGATGGCCGCCTGGATGTGGGTGATGTGCTTCAGTTCATCGGCCACCTGAACCCGAGTCGGTATAGCCGCGAGTCGGTGTCCTGGCTGTCCCTGGAGGACACGCCAGGGCTGCGCGGCACGCCCCAGCTTGCGCCGGGCGACCCGATCCGCTGGGAAGAGGACGTGCTCTACCAGACGCGCTGGCCGTCGCTGCGTGGCGACCGCTGGTATGGCCGGGAGCTGGTCCGCGGGACGGATCGCGATCGGACCAGCATCGCGCTGACGCTGCCCGTGAGCGCGCCTGCCGGGACGCGCATCCAGCTCGCCGTCGTCGGGACGCGGGCACAGCCGCACACGCTGACGCTCAGCGCCAATGGTCGCGCGCTCGATCCCCTGACCTGGCCGGGCACCGAGCCGTATCTGGGCACGGTGCTGCTCCCGTTCACGATCCTGCCGGGCGTGCTTCAGCTTGACGTAACGATTGCGAGCGACCAGCCTGATACGGTGCTGCTCGACTGGGTGGCGCTGCCCGACGTGCGGCCGGCCTATGCCGCGACGCCCCACACGCCAAGCGTCGAGCGTGGGCCGGGGTTCGATCCAGGCGCGGGACCAGCGCCGGGCCAATCCGGGGCGTCCTACCTGATCATCACCCACGCATCGCTGCGGAGCGCGCTCGACCCGCTGATCGTCGCGCACCAGCAGCGCGGCGACACCGTTGGTGTGGTCGACGTGCAGACGGCGTATGATGCCTGGGCCTGGGGCGAGCGCGATCCTGAAGCGATCCGCTCCCTGATCCGCGCGGCCGTCGCTACCTGGCAGCCAGCGCCGCGCGCCGTGCTGCTGGTTGGCGCGGGGAGCGTGCGCATGCGCGTCGATCCCGGCCAGGTGGACCCCACCCTGATCCCGCCCTACCTCGTGGACGCCGATCCGGTGCGCGGCGAGATCGCCTGTGACACCTGCTACACCCGTCTGGATACGGATGATCCGCTTGAGGATCTGCTGCCGGAGCTGCCGATCGGACGGCTGCCGGCCCGCACCTTGGGAGAGGCGCAGACGATCGTGCGCAAGACAGCGCAGTACCTCACCGCCCCGCCCGCGGGACCCTGGCGCACCCGGGCGCTGCTGCTGACCGACAACGACCGCGAGCCGGATGGTCGCCTCGATCCGGCCGGGAGCTTTGTGGCAACCGCGGAGACGGTCGTGTCCGTGCTGCCACGGGGCATGCAGATCCAGCGCTTCTTCTACGCCCCGGATCGCGTGACGGGGAACGGCTCCTACCGGAATGTCGCCGAGCTGCGCTGTCGTTTGATGCGGGCGCTCGACGGCGGATCGCGCTACGATACCGCGTGTCCGCCATTCTCGACGACCACGCCGACGGGCGCGGCGCTGTGGGTCTATGTCGGCCATGCCTCGCAGTGGCAGTGGGCGGCGACCACGCCCGACGCCCCGACGCCCTATCTGTGGTACGTGTACGACGCCGATGCCCGCACCAATGGCGATCGGCTGCCGATCCTCTTGAGTATGACCTGTTTGAGCGGCGACTGGGCGAATCCCGTGCTCATGACCACGGATGAGCGCCTCGTGCTGTGGCCGCAGGGCGGCGCGGTTGCCAGCCTGGCCGCGACGGGTGAGGGGGTAAATACGGCGCATGCGGTGCTGCTCCAGGGCCTGGTGCCGCGGCTCTTTGCCCAGGATGGGCGACGGCGGAGCTTGGGCGAAGCACATCTGGACGGGCTGCGCGTGGTGGTGCTGGCCGGCCACCATGATCTGGTCTTTAGTTTTGGCATTCTGGGCGATCCGGACGTGGCGCTGCCATTTGTGCCGACGTCGACCGCGTGGGTGCCGATCGCGAGGCGCTGA
- a CDS encoding SdrD B-like domain-containing protein — protein MPHRLRRFPSFKLLPVLILLAVLLGLSSYPLTAVQAQLDTNQPSLAYASTVPCIRAGADLGQPSHVSPRFATTCFGSRWSPGGYTDPSVSNQGDAIPGDPAVLEFGDGKPDAPGEPGHLTLSTLGEAGAVYGVAYSSGQHGAAPAGAARQSRLFVGAFTKRVTRFGTAGPGGIYVVNRSTGATTPYVVVPDVVPGPNGVPGDPGDGSAAAFPNGLAYTPQNGGLHTQFQDQTVLNYTSKTSLGDVEIDADERFLYAVNLNTRRIYRFDTWSADPQSTLTILPQVPNPGICASGQQDFRPFALHVTRISIYLGYTCSAESTGDRAHLSAGVWRYDLGTSTWAAAPAVAFNLRDYDAQRGDFSGLSLAWLPWDTQFASVHPLPLLTGITVDEQGGMVLGLRDRYGDNGTSYLIPSQQGRGFGDLLRAEPAGTGQWSAPTTGTEVYADDDPQTHNERSWGALAYVPGRHDGSYGGEVLTSFLTPYQLNAAGMAWYDAAGGNPTAREELYNATNDNTFAKTAGLGDVELLCPWRAIGDRVWLDANANGIQDGGESDIQGVRVQLFAAGDTAFATPLATVTTGSVAGMSGNWRMYVSPWQSYVARIDPVMFQPGQPLAGLRVTLADRGGNDGLDSDASQAGVITIPSAGNGDLNVSFDVGLTTQPVIGDRVWRDADGDGVQDAGETGIAGVTIELLNASGVVVGTTTTDASGLYAFDVQPNTAYTVRLAASNFAAGGPLAGLILSPQNRGGNDASDSDADQISRTISVPGQPAGTSNMTFDVGVMAAMLANGTVGNDVWNDDGDGRQETGEPGIPGVTVRLIDTATGAVVATTTTSASGQYLFPNVVPGTYVVAFVPPSGATAAPRDASGVADDLDSDADATTSWRTPSFTVIADTNNQTLDLGLILPVNVRITKTAPATVVVGQTLTYTLSYTNDGPGIAQGVVVSDTLPSGLTFVSATPAPTSQAGQTLSWTIGTLTSGQSGTITVQTTVNANAPATLTNTARIATTSSDTTPGDNTSSTTTAVQRVNVRIQKAGPASAVAGGQLSYTLDYANTSAVDAAGVVVSDTLPSGLMFVSATPAPTSQSGQVLTWTIGSIPAGASGRITLVVRSDAATPNGTQVTNTGRIATTTPGDDPSDNTSSVSTTLTNSTAVQLAYFQAKQQAGGVVVRWGTLSEQDTREFKILRGTTPDRSTATALTSVASKGSQGGDYTWTDTDAPATGLLYYWLVEVELTGTENPYGPATAGTATVHIPMAR, from the coding sequence GTGCCACATCGTCTTCGTCGTTTCCCGTCCTTCAAGCTGCTGCCGGTGCTGATCCTCCTTGCGGTGCTGCTCGGTCTGAGTAGCTACCCGCTCACGGCGGTCCAGGCCCAGCTTGACACCAACCAGCCGTCGCTGGCCTACGCCTCAACCGTGCCGTGTATCCGCGCTGGGGCGGATCTTGGTCAGCCATCCCATGTCTCGCCCCGCTTCGCCACCACCTGCTTTGGCTCCCGGTGGTCGCCGGGTGGCTATACCGATCCCAGCGTCTCGAACCAGGGCGACGCGATCCCCGGCGATCCCGCCGTCCTGGAGTTTGGGGACGGCAAGCCCGACGCGCCCGGCGAGCCGGGCCACCTCACGCTGTCCACGCTTGGCGAGGCCGGGGCCGTGTATGGCGTGGCCTACAGCAGTGGACAACATGGAGCGGCGCCAGCAGGAGCCGCGCGGCAATCTCGCCTGTTTGTGGGGGCGTTCACCAAGCGCGTGACGCGCTTCGGCACGGCGGGTCCCGGTGGGATTTATGTCGTCAACCGCTCGACCGGCGCGACGACGCCCTACGTCGTCGTCCCCGATGTCGTCCCCGGTCCCAATGGCGTGCCTGGCGATCCCGGCGACGGCAGCGCGGCGGCGTTCCCCAATGGCCTGGCTTACACGCCGCAGAACGGCGGGTTGCATACCCAGTTCCAGGATCAGACGGTGCTGAATTACACCAGCAAGACCAGCCTCGGCGACGTCGAGATCGACGCCGACGAGCGGTTCTTATACGCGGTGAATTTGAACACGCGGCGGATCTATCGGTTCGATACCTGGAGCGCCGATCCCCAAAGTACCCTCACGATCCTCCCGCAGGTGCCGAATCCGGGGATCTGCGCGAGCGGCCAACAAGATTTCCGTCCCTTCGCGCTGCACGTGACTCGGATCTCGATCTATCTCGGCTACACCTGCTCGGCGGAGAGCACGGGCGACCGCGCGCACCTCTCGGCGGGCGTGTGGCGCTATGATCTGGGCACGAGCACATGGGCAGCAGCCCCAGCGGTCGCCTTCAACCTGCGCGACTACGACGCGCAGCGCGGCGATTTCTCGGGCCTGTCGCTCGCCTGGTTGCCCTGGGACACGCAATTTGCATCGGTCCATCCGCTGCCGCTCCTGACCGGGATTACGGTGGATGAGCAGGGCGGGATGGTGCTGGGGCTGCGCGATCGCTACGGCGATAACGGCACCTCGTATCTCATCCCCAGCCAGCAGGGCCGTGGCTTCGGCGATCTGCTGCGCGCGGAGCCAGCGGGCACCGGGCAGTGGAGCGCGCCGACGACCGGCACCGAAGTGTACGCCGACGACGATCCCCAGACCCATAATGAGCGGTCATGGGGTGCGCTGGCCTATGTGCCAGGACGGCATGACGGCAGCTATGGCGGCGAGGTGCTGACGAGCTTCCTGACGCCCTATCAGCTCAACGCAGCTGGTATGGCCTGGTATGACGCCGCCGGCGGCAATCCGACCGCCCGCGAAGAGCTGTATAACGCGACCAACGACAACACCTTTGCCAAGACCGCCGGGCTCGGCGATGTCGAGCTGCTCTGCCCCTGGCGGGCGATCGGCGACCGGGTGTGGCTGGACGCCAACGCCAACGGCATCCAGGACGGCGGCGAGAGCGACATTCAGGGTGTGCGCGTGCAGCTCTTCGCTGCCGGCGACACCGCGTTCGCGACGCCGCTCGCAACGGTGACGACGGGCAGTGTTGCTGGGATGTCCGGGAACTGGCGCATGTACGTCAGTCCCTGGCAGAGCTACGTCGCGCGGATCGACCCGGTGATGTTTCAGCCCGGGCAGCCGCTGGCGGGTCTGCGCGTGACGCTGGCGGATCGCGGTGGCAATGATGGCCTGGATAGCGATGCGTCGCAGGCCGGCGTCATCACCATTCCGAGCGCCGGGAATGGCGATCTGAACGTCAGCTTCGATGTCGGGTTGACCACGCAGCCGGTGATCGGCGACCGGGTCTGGCGGGATGCTGACGGCGACGGCGTGCAGGATGCTGGAGAAACCGGGATCGCCGGTGTCACCATCGAACTCCTGAACGCGAGCGGCGTGGTGGTCGGCACCACGACGACCGACGCCAGCGGCCTGTATGCGTTTGACGTGCAGCCGAACACGGCTTACACCGTGCGCCTGGCGGCCTCGAACTTCGCCGCCGGTGGGCCGCTGGCCGGCCTGATTCTGTCGCCGCAGAACCGTGGGGGGAATGACGCGAGCGACAGCGATGCCGATCAGATCAGCCGGACGATCTCCGTTCCAGGGCAGCCAGCGGGTACCTCGAATATGACGTTCGATGTCGGCGTGATGGCGGCGATGCTCGCCAACGGCACCGTCGGGAACGACGTCTGGAACGACGACGGCGATGGTCGTCAGGAAACCGGGGAGCCCGGCATCCCAGGCGTCACCGTGCGCTTGATTGATACGGCTACGGGGGCGGTGGTGGCGACCACGACCACCAGCGCGTCGGGCCAGTATCTGTTTCCGAACGTCGTGCCGGGGACCTACGTGGTCGCGTTTGTCCCGCCGAGTGGCGCGACGGCGGCGCCGCGCGACGCGAGCGGTGTGGCGGATGATCTGGACAGCGATGCGGATGCCACCACGAGCTGGCGGACGCCGTCGTTCACGGTCATCGCCGACACCAACAATCAGACGCTCGACCTGGGCCTGATCCTACCGGTCAACGTGCGGATCACCAAGACCGCGCCGGCAACGGTGGTGGTGGGCCAGACGCTCACTTACACGCTGAGCTACACCAATGATGGTCCGGGCATCGCCCAGGGCGTCGTCGTGAGCGATACCCTGCCGAGCGGCCTCACGTTCGTCTCGGCGACGCCCGCGCCGACGAGCCAGGCCGGGCAGACCCTGAGCTGGACCATCGGCACGCTGACGTCCGGGCAGTCGGGGACGATCACCGTGCAGACGACGGTCAACGCGAATGCCCCGGCGACGCTGACCAACACCGCGCGGATCGCCACCACCAGCAGCGACACGACGCCGGGCGACAACACCTCCAGTACGACGACGGCGGTGCAGCGGGTCAACGTGCGCATTCAGAAGGCCGGGCCGGCGAGTGCCGTGGCGGGTGGTCAGCTCAGCTATACGCTGGACTATGCCAACACCAGCGCGGTCGACGCGGCTGGGGTGGTCGTGAGCGACACGCTGCCGAGTGGCCTCATGTTTGTGTCGGCCACGCCCGCGCCGACGAGCCAATCCGGTCAGGTGCTGACCTGGACGATCGGCAGTATCCCGGCGGGCGCGTCGGGCCGGATCACACTGGTGGTTCGGAGTGACGCCGCGACGCCCAACGGCACGCAGGTAACCAATACGGGTCGGATCGCAACCACCACGCCGGGCGATGATCCGAGCGATAACACGTCAAGCGTCTCCACCACCCTGACCAATTCGACGGCGGTCCAGCTCGCGTATTTCCAGGCGAAACAGCAAGCCGGTGGCGTCGTGGTGCGCTGGGGCACGCTGAGCGAGCAGGACACCAGGGAATTCAAGATTCTGCGTGGCACCACGCCGGATCGGTCCACGGCGACCGCGCTGACGTCGGTCGCCTCCAAGGGCAGTCAGGGCGGTGATTACACATGGACGGACACGGACGCGCCCGCGACCGGCCTGCTCTACTACTGGCTGGTCGAGGTCGAACTGACCGGGACGGAGAATCCCTACGGCCCGGCCACCGCTGGCACCGCCACCGTCCATATCCCGATGGCCCGCTAA
- a CDS encoding DUF11 domain-containing protein codes for MSVPKLPILPRRLLLSGGVTCLCLLTLLVGFLPAAAAPDRPLSISPTATPPAPTAVPTDDPVASPSPSPSPPAATAVPTAVPTAVPTTAPSPSPAPPRPDPPDAADPPTPVRSPTATPLPPAPTPVPPAADVTIAKQADRARVKPGETVRYTLLVRNVGSGVARDVVVTDTVPDALEVVDLHSSRGEIVVSGQTVTAYPSLLEPGDTVTITITARVRPNVPAGAITNVAVVTSSSEGDRPHDNNTSSVSTELVPPAAAQPTPKPTPKPTPKATPKATSTQTTQVTPRHAPQPLLPEASDPLARASWTLRLLPWVLLVAGGTIGGAWAWRRRAGRLATAALPHAAAPPRRTAAPAPVLATPPAPRASGPAPELGPALPPPTPPGALPPPADLDRDRALSA; via the coding sequence GTGTCTGTCCCGAAGCTTCCCATCCTGCCGCGCCGCCTGCTCCTGAGCGGCGGTGTGACCTGCCTCTGTCTGCTGACGCTGCTGGTGGGGTTCCTCCCCGCAGCAGCGGCGCCTGACCGGCCGCTGTCGATTTCCCCAACCGCCACCCCGCCCGCGCCGACCGCCGTGCCGACGGATGATCCCGTGGCATCGCCGTCGCCGTCGCCATCGCCGCCTGCCGCGACGGCGGTGCCCACGGCGGTGCCGACCGCCGTCCCGACGACCGCGCCGTCGCCATCGCCTGCGCCACCTCGTCCTGATCCGCCGGACGCTGCCGATCCGCCGACGCCGGTCCGCTCCCCGACGGCAACCCCGCTGCCGCCGGCGCCAACACCCGTGCCGCCCGCCGCTGACGTGACGATCGCGAAGCAGGCCGATCGGGCACGCGTCAAACCGGGCGAGACCGTGCGCTATACGCTCCTCGTGCGCAATGTGGGGAGCGGCGTTGCCCGCGATGTGGTGGTCACGGACACCGTCCCGGACGCGCTGGAGGTCGTCGATCTGCACAGCAGCAGGGGGGAGATCGTCGTCAGCGGGCAGACCGTGACGGCGTATCCGTCCCTGCTGGAGCCGGGCGACACCGTCACGATCACGATTACGGCGCGGGTCCGTCCCAATGTCCCTGCTGGCGCGATCACGAACGTGGCCGTCGTGACCAGCAGCTCCGAGGGCGATCGGCCACACGACAACAATACGAGCAGCGTGAGCACGGAGCTGGTGCCACCGGCGGCGGCGCAGCCCACGCCGAAGCCCACACCGAAACCAACGCCGAAGGCGACGCCCAAGGCCACGAGCACGCAGACGACGCAGGTCACGCCCAGGCACGCCCCGCAGCCGCTCCTGCCGGAGGCGAGCGATCCGCTGGCGCGCGCGTCCTGGACCCTGCGCCTGCTGCCCTGGGTGCTCCTGGTGGCCGGGGGGACGATCGGGGGCGCGTGGGCCTGGCGACGGCGGGCGGGCCGTCTGGCAACGGCGGCGCTCCCGCACGCCGCCGCCCCGCCGCGGCGAACCGCCGCGCCTGCCCCGGTCCTGGCTACCCCGCCGGCACCGCGCGCATCTGGGCCAGCGCCTGAGCTCGGCCCGGCGCTGCCGCCGCCCACCCCGCCGGGCGCGCTGCCACCGCCCGCCGATCTGGATCGCGACCGCGCGCTCAGCGCCTAG
- a CDS encoding sialidase family protein, whose protein sequence is MLLRSISILLLLALLLAGCQTPLTAGEARATAVASGCWPYGVPQPQPTPTLAGLPTPTTVPGSAPTVTPTANVYPTCTPIPGTPTVTPIPTVPPTPIPAATPQVPAAIGGPQEIGDVGGLVTAWGRMIWNPVLAAHPNEPTAAIAWISYGSTPDEIDGQIWVRVQQPSGVWGAAQTVNIDPVATFYGGLGLTFTPDGTLHVIYGGGGNGEDGDDQIVQVESADLGATWSEPAALPDRGSVRALTGDGAGGLHLLLVLPERDGGDAAYAYRPPDEATWQISAYLGGMRQVNGWLSLLERSDGTLRRVVLLNGQDDHAYTHLSILWSDDGHRWARQPLETGRYFADEQIVATSLLVVPRGDGLIAAAWAQTPGPGNARGGAFAVISTDGGSSWSREEIIAQHYSDGRLFDADGRGLPGSFEPALVYDATTDRVVASWVEEDIERRGEQYGAHMRTFLASRPLDADATWQDAITPDWTAEMQPPLLADWGLRGAVWGIPSGRRHWLITVDERNDQHRISVRPLRLSAILDAGQS, encoded by the coding sequence ATGTTGCTGCGCTCGATCTCCATCCTGCTGCTGCTGGCGCTGCTGCTCGCCGGCTGTCAGACGCCGCTCACCGCGGGCGAGGCCCGCGCGACCGCCGTGGCGAGCGGGTGCTGGCCCTACGGCGTGCCGCAGCCGCAGCCCACGCCGACGCTGGCCGGTTTGCCCACGCCCACGACCGTGCCAGGTTCCGCGCCCACGGTAACGCCGACGGCCAATGTCTATCCGACCTGCACGCCCATTCCCGGCACGCCCACGGTGACTCCGATCCCGACCGTGCCGCCGACGCCCATTCCGGCAGCGACGCCCCAGGTGCCAGCGGCGATCGGCGGCCCGCAGGAGATCGGCGATGTGGGCGGCTTGGTGACGGCCTGGGGGCGCATGATCTGGAATCCCGTGCTGGCGGCGCATCCCAACGAGCCGACGGCGGCCATCGCCTGGATCAGCTACGGCAGCACGCCCGACGAGATCGATGGGCAGATCTGGGTGCGCGTCCAACAGCCGAGCGGCGTCTGGGGTGCCGCGCAGACCGTGAATATCGATCCCGTCGCCACGTTTTATGGCGGGCTGGGGCTGACCTTCACGCCGGATGGGACGCTGCATGTGATCTACGGCGGCGGCGGCAACGGCGAGGACGGGGATGATCAGATCGTCCAGGTCGAGAGCGCCGATCTGGGCGCGACCTGGAGCGAACCAGCAGCGCTGCCGGACCGGGGCAGCGTGCGCGCGCTGACGGGCGATGGTGCCGGGGGCTTGCATCTGCTGCTGGTGCTGCCGGAGCGCGACGGCGGCGATGCGGCGTATGCGTATCGTCCGCCGGATGAAGCAACCTGGCAGATCAGCGCGTATCTCGGCGGCATGCGCCAGGTCAACGGCTGGCTGAGCCTCCTGGAGCGGTCGGATGGCACGCTCCGGCGCGTCGTGCTGCTCAATGGGCAGGATGATCACGCGTATACCCATCTCAGCATCCTGTGGAGCGATGATGGCCACCGCTGGGCGCGCCAGCCGCTGGAGACGGGCCGCTACTTCGCAGATGAACAGATCGTGGCGACGAGCCTGCTGGTCGTGCCCCGTGGAGATGGGCTGATCGCGGCGGCCTGGGCGCAGACGCCCGGACCCGGCAACGCGCGCGGTGGGGCGTTTGCGGTCATCTCTACGGATGGGGGCAGCAGCTGGAGCCGGGAAGAGATCATCGCGCAGCACTACAGCGACGGGCGGCTCTTCGACGCGGATGGGCGCGGGCTGCCGGGCAGCTTCGAGCCGGCGCTGGTCTATGACGCGACCACGGATCGCGTGGTGGCGAGCTGGGTGGAAGAGGACATCGAACGACGCGGGGAGCAGTACGGCGCGCATATGCGGACCTTCCTGGCGTCGCGACCGCTCGACGCCGATGCGACCTGGCAGGACGCGATCACGCCCGATTGGACCGCCGAGATGCAGCCACCGCTGCTCGCCGACTGGGGGTTACGCGGGGCCGTGTGGGGCATACCGAGTGGTCGGCGGCACTGGCTGATCACCGTCGACGAGCGGAATGATCAGCACCGGATCTCGGTCCGTCCGCTGCGGCTGTCAGCGATCTTGGATGCAGGTCAGTCGTAG